The following are encoded together in the Acanthochromis polyacanthus isolate Apoly-LR-REF ecotype Palm Island chromosome 14, KAUST_Apoly_ChrSc, whole genome shotgun sequence genome:
- the phf11 gene encoding piggyBac transposable element-derived protein 4 isoform X19: MHRRSKVFCALCQRSEETKITGALSTKDEVTAHEHCLLFSSGICCESSPEVDDLFGFSVEDVLDEVERGDKLICHYCKKKGATAGCEVKRCKKSYHYPCAVQDGAKTIEDEQNGCYGLYCLKHYSQQQSNSTAGSPSVHSNDSSSSGRTIRTARKRPLSESEKQEESPSKRRTGDWNGMVSADPSDSAENETKPESDIILPLKSDLDESANSVPEDQFLHLSTVTQAIRQEESPSKYRIGDWNGMVSVDPSDSAENETKPESEIILPLKSDLDESANNVPEDQFLHLPTVTQAIRQSDEPRKDKLEEDGEVSPIDSEAEEFLLEGKDITLDIPSSQSDEDWEPSTAGVHGQEDSTSGEEETIPLTPAKSPKRCSGRGRGRGRGRGERRRTSPSPIDQASTSGERWNDVDVPDIEPPQIIFCPNRTPGPQLIMTENYTPVKLFQLFFSNDVLLTIVKNTNEHGSAHYSTPSKPWTNIDLQDMFSFISVLIYMGVVKCSSYTDYWRGSNLYSLQFPKRVMAGRKFLRMIWALHLNSAAMDAENEGRRGTAAFDRLGKIKPLYDEMREACKRNYHPNQEIAIDERMVASKARIGLKQYMKSKPVRWGYKLFVLADSKAGYTWDFFVYEGKSTVNTGKGIRYESVMELLKPQLLGTGYKLFVDNFYTSTTLFQDLLKMKVWACGTIRSNLIGFPRTTENSLDSKSHRGSVRWIRKDSLLFVQWRDTRDVSLCSTFHRAHTGETIKRRVRSADGQWEVKDITLPPVVKDYNQHMGGVDLSDALIQFYKVLHKTRKWYKTFFYHFVDIAIVNAFLIHKELAMAKGQVPMNQKAFRETLAEDLAMMGSAPPNKPVRGPAPAPVPAPAPARAKHHRITYISGDSTAGRLKCKNCRKKTPVKCATCDVSLCFLAGRDCYNDWHVANKFWK, encoded by the exons ATGCATCGTAGGAGCAAAGTGTTTTGTGCACTTTGCCAGCGGTCCGAAGAGACGAAGATAACCGGAGCCTTGTCGACTAAAGACGAAGTCACCGCTCATGAGCACTGTTTG ttgttttcttctggTATTTGTTGCGAGAGTTCACCGGAGGTTGACGACCTGTTCGGTTTCTCCGTAGAGGATGTGTTAGATGAAGTGGAACGAGGAGACAAACTG ATTTGCCACTATTGTAAGAAAAAGGGTGCCACTGCTGGGTGTGAAGTCAAACGCTGCAAGAAGTCCTACCATTACCCATGTGCTGTTCAGGATGGAGCCAAGACAATAGAGGATGAACAGAATGGATGTTATGG CCTGTACTGCTTGAAACACTACAGCCAGCAACAGA GTAATTCTACAGCAGGCAGTCCGTCTGTGCACAGCAATGACAGCAGCTCATCCGGCAGGACGATACGCACTGCTCGCAAG AGACCATTGAGTGAGAGTGAGAA GCAGGAGGAGAGCCCCTCCAAACGTAGAACTGGAGACTGGAATGGGATGGTATCAGCTGATCCTTCAGATTCAG CTGAGAATGAAACTAAGCCTGAAAGTGACATAATCCTCCCTTTAAAGTCTGATTTAGATGAAAGTGCAAACAGTGTTCCAGAGGACCAG TTTCTGCATTTGTCAACCGTGACTCAGGCCATCAG GCAGGAGGAGAGCCCCTCCAAATATAGAATCGGAGACTGGAATGGGATGGTATCAGTTGATCCTTCAGATTCAG CTGAGAATGAAACTAAGCCTGAAAGTGAGATAATCCTCCCTTTAAAGTCTGATTTAGATGAAAGTGCAAACAATGTTCCAGAGGACCAG TTTCTGCATTTGCCAACCGTGACTCAGGCCATCAG ACAAAGTGATGAACCCAGAAAAGACAAGCTGGAGGAGGACGGTGAAGTGTCGCCTATCGACTCAGAAGCAGAGGAATTTCTTTTAGAGGGGAAAGACATCACACTCGATAT CCCATCATCACAGTCTGATGAAGACTGGGAGCCAAGCACAGCAGGGGTCCACGGGCAAGAGGACAGTACCTCTGGAGAAGAGGAGACCATTCCCCTAACTCCAGCCAAAAGTCCGAAGAGGTGTAGTGGTAGAGGAAGGGGAAGGGGAAGGGGGaggggagaaagaagaagaacaagccCAAGCCCCATTGACCAAGCCAGCACATCGGGGGAGAGGTGGAATGATGTGGATGTTCCTGACATAGAGCCACCACAGATAATCTTTTGTCCTAACCGCACCCCAGGACCCCAGCTCATCatgacagaaaattacacaCCTGTCAAACTTTTCCAGCTCTTTTTCAGTAACGATGTTTTGCTTACCAttgtgaaaaacacaaatgaacatGGCTCTGCGCATTACTCCACGCCCTCAAAGCCATGGACAAACATTGACTTACAGGATATGTTTTCCTTCATATCAGTGTTGATTTACATGGGTGTGGTGAAGTGCTCATCCTATACAGATTACTGGCGGGGGAGTAATCTGTACAGTTTACAATTTCCGAAAAGAGTCATGGCAGGACGGAAGTTCCTGAGAATGATCTGGGCGCTCCATCTCAACAGTGCGGCAATGGATGCTGAGAATGAGGGGAGAAGAGGCACTGCAGCCTTTGATCGTCTCGGAAAAATAAAGCCCCTATATGATGAAATGAGGGAGGCCTGCAAGAGAAACTATCATCCAAACCAGGAGATTGCCATTGATGAGAGGATGGTTGCTTCAAAAGCGAGGATTGGACTGAAACAGTACATGAAGAGCAAGCCTGTGCGATGGGGCTACAAACTTTTTGTCTTGGCAGACTCCAAGGCTGGATATACCTGGGACTTCTTTGTCTATGAGGGAAAGTCAACAGTTAACACAGGGAAAGGAATTCGTTATGAGTCGGTAATGGAGCTGCTAAAGCCCCAGTTGCTGGGCACAGGCTACAAGCTCTTCGTGGACAACTTCTACACCAGTACCACACTCTTTCAAGACCTGCTAAAGATGAAGGTCTGGGCATGCGGCACCATTCGGTCAAATCTGATCGGGTTTCCCAGAACCACAGAGAACAGCCTGGATTCCAAGTCTCACCGTGGCAGTGTGAGATGGATCAGGAAGGACTCCCTCCTCTTTGTTCAGTGGAGAGACACTAGGGATGTCTCCCTCTGCTCGACATTCCACCGAGCACACACAGGGGAGACTATCAAACGGCGAGTCCGGAGTGCAGATGGGCAGTGGGAAGTGAAAGACATCACCCTTCCGCCAGTGGTCAAAGACTACAACCA GCACATGGGTGGAGTGGACCTGTCGGATGCCCTCATCCAGTTCTACAAGGTCCTCCACAAAACCAGGAAATGGTACAAGAcattcttttatcattttgtggaCATCGCCATCGTGAATGCCTTTCTCATCCACAAGGAGCTCGCCATGGCTAAAGGACAGGTGCCGATGAACCAGAAAGCATTTAGGGAGACCCTTGCAGAGGACCTGGCAATGATGGGTTCTGCCCCCCCAAACAAGCCGGTCCGAGgccctgctcctgctcctgttcctgctcctgctcctgctcgGGCTAAACATCACAGGATAACGTATATTAGTGGGGACAGCACTGCCGGCCGGCTAAAGTGCAAAAACTGCCGCAAGAAGACACCCGTGAAGTGTGCTACCTGTGATGTTTCACTTTGCTTCCTGGCTGGACGGGATTGCTACAATGACTGGCATGTTGCCAACAAATTTTGGAAGTAG
- the phf11 gene encoding uncharacterized protein phf11 isoform X4, whose protein sequence is MHRRSKVFCALCQRSEETKITGALSTKDEVTAHEHCLLFSSGICCESSPEVDDLFGFSVEDVLDEVERGDKLICHYCKKKGATAGCEVKRCKKSYHYPCAVQDGAKTIEDEQNGCYGLYCLKHYSQQQSNSTAGSPSVHSNDSSSSGRTIRTARKRPLSESEKQEESPSKYRIGDWNGMVSVDPSDSAENETKPESEIILPLKSDLDESANNVPEDQFLHLSTMTQAIRQEESPSKRRTGDWNGMVSADPSDSAENETKPESDIILPLKSDLDESADSVSEDQFLHLSTVTQAIRQEESPSKRRTGDWNGMVSADPSDSAENETKPESEIILPLKSDLDESANNVPEDQFLHLPTVTQAIRQSDEPRKDKLEEDGEVSPIDSEAEEFLLEGKDITLDIPSSQSDEDWEPSTAGVHGQEDSTSGEEETIPLTPAKSPKRCSGRGRGRGRGRGERRRTSPSPIDQASTSGERWNDVDVPDIEPPQIIFCPNRTPGPQLIMTENYTPVKLFQLFFSNDVLLTIVKNTNEHGSAHYSTPSKPWTNIDLQDMFSFISVLIYMGVVKCSSYTDYWRGSNLYSLQFPKRVMAGRKFLRMIWALHLNSAAMDAENEGRRGTAAFDRLGKIKPLYDEMREACKRNYHPNQEIAIDERMVASKARIGLKQYMKSKPVRWGYKLFVLADSKAGYTWDFFVYEGKSTVNTGKGIRYESVMELLKPQLLGTGYKLFVDNFYTSTTLFQDLLKMKVWACGTIRSNLIGFPRTTENSLDSKSHRGSVRWIRKDSLLFVQWRDTRDVSLCSTFHRAHTGETIKRRVRSADGQWEVKDITLPPVVKDYNQHMGGVDLSDALIQFYKVLHKTRKWYKTFFYHFVDIAIVNAFLIHKELAMAKGQVPMNQKAFRETLAEDLAMMGSAPPNKPVRGPAPAPVPAPAPARAKHHRITYISGDSTAGRLKCKNCRKKTPVKCATCDVSLCFLAGRDCYNDWHVANKFWK, encoded by the exons ATGCATCGTAGGAGCAAAGTGTTTTGTGCACTTTGCCAGCGGTCCGAAGAGACGAAGATAACCGGAGCCTTGTCGACTAAAGACGAAGTCACCGCTCATGAGCACTGTTTG ttgttttcttctggTATTTGTTGCGAGAGTTCACCGGAGGTTGACGACCTGTTCGGTTTCTCCGTAGAGGATGTGTTAGATGAAGTGGAACGAGGAGACAAACTG ATTTGCCACTATTGTAAGAAAAAGGGTGCCACTGCTGGGTGTGAAGTCAAACGCTGCAAGAAGTCCTACCATTACCCATGTGCTGTTCAGGATGGAGCCAAGACAATAGAGGATGAACAGAATGGATGTTATGG CCTGTACTGCTTGAAACACTACAGCCAGCAACAGA GTAATTCTACAGCAGGCAGTCCGTCTGTGCACAGCAATGACAGCAGCTCATCCGGCAGGACGATACGCACTGCTCGCAAG AGACCATTGAGTGAGAGTGAGAA GCAGGAGGAGAGCCCCTCCAAATATAGAATCGGAGACTGGAATGGGATGGTATCAGTTGATCCTTCAGATTCAG CTGAGAATGAAACTAAGCCTGAAAGTGAGATAATCCTCCCTTTAAAGTCTGATTTAGATGAAAGTGCAAACAATGTTCCAGAGGACCAG TTTCTGCATTTGTCAACCATGACTCAGGCCATCAG GCAGGAGGAGAGCCCCTCCAAACGTAGAACTGGAGACTGGAATGGGATGGTATCAGCTGATCCTTCAGATTCAG CTGAGAATGAAACTAAGCCTGAAAGTGACATAATCCTCCCTTTAAAGTCTGATTTAGATGAAAGTGCAGACAGTGTTTCAGAGGACCAG TTTCTGCATTTGTCAACCGTGACTCAGGCCATCAG GCAGGAGGAGAGCCCCTCCAAACGTAGAACTGGAGACTGGAATGGGATGGTATCAGCTGATCCTTCAGATTCAG CTGAGAATGAAACTAAGCCTGAAAGTGAGATAATCCTCCCTTTAAAGTCTGATTTAGATGAAAGTGCAAACAATGTTCCAGAGGACCAG TTTCTGCATTTGCCAACCGTGACTCAGGCCATCAG ACAAAGTGATGAACCCAGAAAAGACAAGCTGGAGGAGGACGGTGAAGTGTCGCCTATCGACTCAGAAGCAGAGGAATTTCTTTTAGAGGGGAAAGACATCACACTCGATAT CCCATCATCACAGTCTGATGAAGACTGGGAGCCAAGCACAGCAGGGGTCCACGGGCAAGAGGACAGTACCTCTGGAGAAGAGGAGACCATTCCCCTAACTCCAGCCAAAAGTCCGAAGAGGTGTAGTGGTAGAGGAAGGGGAAGGGGAAGGGGGaggggagaaagaagaagaacaagccCAAGCCCCATTGACCAAGCCAGCACATCGGGGGAGAGGTGGAATGATGTGGATGTTCCTGACATAGAGCCACCACAGATAATCTTTTGTCCTAACCGCACCCCAGGACCCCAGCTCATCatgacagaaaattacacaCCTGTCAAACTTTTCCAGCTCTTTTTCAGTAACGATGTTTTGCTTACCAttgtgaaaaacacaaatgaacatGGCTCTGCGCATTACTCCACGCCCTCAAAGCCATGGACAAACATTGACTTACAGGATATGTTTTCCTTCATATCAGTGTTGATTTACATGGGTGTGGTGAAGTGCTCATCCTATACAGATTACTGGCGGGGGAGTAATCTGTACAGTTTACAATTTCCGAAAAGAGTCATGGCAGGACGGAAGTTCCTGAGAATGATCTGGGCGCTCCATCTCAACAGTGCGGCAATGGATGCTGAGAATGAGGGGAGAAGAGGCACTGCAGCCTTTGATCGTCTCGGAAAAATAAAGCCCCTATATGATGAAATGAGGGAGGCCTGCAAGAGAAACTATCATCCAAACCAGGAGATTGCCATTGATGAGAGGATGGTTGCTTCAAAAGCGAGGATTGGACTGAAACAGTACATGAAGAGCAAGCCTGTGCGATGGGGCTACAAACTTTTTGTCTTGGCAGACTCCAAGGCTGGATATACCTGGGACTTCTTTGTCTATGAGGGAAAGTCAACAGTTAACACAGGGAAAGGAATTCGTTATGAGTCGGTAATGGAGCTGCTAAAGCCCCAGTTGCTGGGCACAGGCTACAAGCTCTTCGTGGACAACTTCTACACCAGTACCACACTCTTTCAAGACCTGCTAAAGATGAAGGTCTGGGCATGCGGCACCATTCGGTCAAATCTGATCGGGTTTCCCAGAACCACAGAGAACAGCCTGGATTCCAAGTCTCACCGTGGCAGTGTGAGATGGATCAGGAAGGACTCCCTCCTCTTTGTTCAGTGGAGAGACACTAGGGATGTCTCCCTCTGCTCGACATTCCACCGAGCACACACAGGGGAGACTATCAAACGGCGAGTCCGGAGTGCAGATGGGCAGTGGGAAGTGAAAGACATCACCCTTCCGCCAGTGGTCAAAGACTACAACCA GCACATGGGTGGAGTGGACCTGTCGGATGCCCTCATCCAGTTCTACAAGGTCCTCCACAAAACCAGGAAATGGTACAAGAcattcttttatcattttgtggaCATCGCCATCGTGAATGCCTTTCTCATCCACAAGGAGCTCGCCATGGCTAAAGGACAGGTGCCGATGAACCAGAAAGCATTTAGGGAGACCCTTGCAGAGGACCTGGCAATGATGGGTTCTGCCCCCCCAAACAAGCCGGTCCGAGgccctgctcctgctcctgttcctgctcctgctcctgctcgGGCTAAACATCACAGGATAACGTATATTAGTGGGGACAGCACTGCCGGCCGGCTAAAGTGCAAAAACTGCCGCAAGAAGACACCCGTGAAGTGTGCTACCTGTGATGTTTCACTTTGCTTCCTGGCTGGACGGGATTGCTACAATGACTGGCATGTTGCCAACAAATTTTGGAAGTAG
- the phf11 gene encoding uncharacterized protein phf11 isoform X3: protein MHRRSKVFCALCQRSEETKITGALSTKDEVTAHEHCLLFSSGICCESSPEVDDLFGFSVEDVLDEVERGDKLICHYCKKKGATAGCEVKRCKKSYHYPCAVQDGAKTIEDEQNGCYGLYCLKHYSQQQSNSTAGSPSVHSNDSSSSGRTIRTARKRPLSESEKQEESPSKRRTGDWNGMVSADPSDSAENETKPESEIILPLKSDLDESANNVPEDQFLHLSTMTQAIRQEESPSKRRTGDWNGMVSADPSDSAENETKPESDIILPLKSDLDESADSVSEDQFLHLSTVTQAIRQEESPSKRRTGDWNGMVSADPSDSAENETKPESEIILPLKSDLDESANNVPEDQFLHLPTVTQAIRQSDEPRKDKLEEDGEVSPIDSEAEEFLLEGKDITLDIPSSQSDEDWEPSTAGVHGQEDSTSGEEETIPLTPAKSPKRCSGRGRGRGRGRGERRRTSPSPIDQASTSGERWNDVDVPDIEPPQIIFCPNRTPGPQLIMTENYTPVKLFQLFFSNDVLLTIVKNTNEHGSAHYSTPSKPWTNIDLQDMFSFISVLIYMGVVKCSSYTDYWRGSNLYSLQFPKRVMAGRKFLRMIWALHLNSAAMDAENEGRRGTAAFDRLGKIKPLYDEMREACKRNYHPNQEIAIDERMVASKARIGLKQYMKSKPVRWGYKLFVLADSKAGYTWDFFVYEGKSTVNTGKGIRYESVMELLKPQLLGTGYKLFVDNFYTSTTLFQDLLKMKVWACGTIRSNLIGFPRTTENSLDSKSHRGSVRWIRKDSLLFVQWRDTRDVSLCSTFHRAHTGETIKRRVRSADGQWEVKDITLPPVVKDYNQHMGGVDLSDALIQFYKVLHKTRKWYKTFFYHFVDIAIVNAFLIHKELAMAKGQVPMNQKAFRETLAEDLAMMGSAPPNKPVRGPAPAPVPAPAPARAKHHRITYISGDSTAGRLKCKNCRKKTPVKCATCDVSLCFLAGRDCYNDWHVANKFWK from the exons ATGCATCGTAGGAGCAAAGTGTTTTGTGCACTTTGCCAGCGGTCCGAAGAGACGAAGATAACCGGAGCCTTGTCGACTAAAGACGAAGTCACCGCTCATGAGCACTGTTTG ttgttttcttctggTATTTGTTGCGAGAGTTCACCGGAGGTTGACGACCTGTTCGGTTTCTCCGTAGAGGATGTGTTAGATGAAGTGGAACGAGGAGACAAACTG ATTTGCCACTATTGTAAGAAAAAGGGTGCCACTGCTGGGTGTGAAGTCAAACGCTGCAAGAAGTCCTACCATTACCCATGTGCTGTTCAGGATGGAGCCAAGACAATAGAGGATGAACAGAATGGATGTTATGG CCTGTACTGCTTGAAACACTACAGCCAGCAACAGA GTAATTCTACAGCAGGCAGTCCGTCTGTGCACAGCAATGACAGCAGCTCATCCGGCAGGACGATACGCACTGCTCGCAAG AGACCATTGAGTGAGAGTGAGAA GCAGGAGGAGAGCCCCTCCAAACGTAGAACTGGAGACTGGAATGGGATGGTATCAGCTGATCCTTCAGATTCAG CTGAGAATGAAACTAAGCCTGAAAGTGAGATAATCCTCCCTTTAAAGTCTGATTTAGATGAAAGTGCAAACAATGTTCCAGAGGACCAG TTTCTGCATTTGTCAACCATGACTCAGGCCATCAG GCAGGAGGAGAGCCCCTCCAAACGTAGAACTGGAGACTGGAATGGGATGGTATCAGCTGATCCTTCAGATTCAG CTGAGAATGAAACTAAGCCTGAAAGTGACATAATCCTCCCTTTAAAGTCTGATTTAGATGAAAGTGCAGACAGTGTTTCAGAGGACCAG TTTCTGCATTTGTCAACCGTGACTCAGGCCATCAG GCAGGAGGAGAGCCCCTCCAAACGTAGAACTGGAGACTGGAATGGGATGGTATCAGCTGATCCTTCAGATTCAG CTGAGAATGAAACTAAGCCTGAAAGTGAGATAATCCTCCCTTTAAAGTCTGATTTAGATGAAAGTGCAAACAATGTTCCAGAGGACCAG TTTCTGCATTTGCCAACCGTGACTCAGGCCATCAG ACAAAGTGATGAACCCAGAAAAGACAAGCTGGAGGAGGACGGTGAAGTGTCGCCTATCGACTCAGAAGCAGAGGAATTTCTTTTAGAGGGGAAAGACATCACACTCGATAT CCCATCATCACAGTCTGATGAAGACTGGGAGCCAAGCACAGCAGGGGTCCACGGGCAAGAGGACAGTACCTCTGGAGAAGAGGAGACCATTCCCCTAACTCCAGCCAAAAGTCCGAAGAGGTGTAGTGGTAGAGGAAGGGGAAGGGGAAGGGGGaggggagaaagaagaagaacaagccCAAGCCCCATTGACCAAGCCAGCACATCGGGGGAGAGGTGGAATGATGTGGATGTTCCTGACATAGAGCCACCACAGATAATCTTTTGTCCTAACCGCACCCCAGGACCCCAGCTCATCatgacagaaaattacacaCCTGTCAAACTTTTCCAGCTCTTTTTCAGTAACGATGTTTTGCTTACCAttgtgaaaaacacaaatgaacatGGCTCTGCGCATTACTCCACGCCCTCAAAGCCATGGACAAACATTGACTTACAGGATATGTTTTCCTTCATATCAGTGTTGATTTACATGGGTGTGGTGAAGTGCTCATCCTATACAGATTACTGGCGGGGGAGTAATCTGTACAGTTTACAATTTCCGAAAAGAGTCATGGCAGGACGGAAGTTCCTGAGAATGATCTGGGCGCTCCATCTCAACAGTGCGGCAATGGATGCTGAGAATGAGGGGAGAAGAGGCACTGCAGCCTTTGATCGTCTCGGAAAAATAAAGCCCCTATATGATGAAATGAGGGAGGCCTGCAAGAGAAACTATCATCCAAACCAGGAGATTGCCATTGATGAGAGGATGGTTGCTTCAAAAGCGAGGATTGGACTGAAACAGTACATGAAGAGCAAGCCTGTGCGATGGGGCTACAAACTTTTTGTCTTGGCAGACTCCAAGGCTGGATATACCTGGGACTTCTTTGTCTATGAGGGAAAGTCAACAGTTAACACAGGGAAAGGAATTCGTTATGAGTCGGTAATGGAGCTGCTAAAGCCCCAGTTGCTGGGCACAGGCTACAAGCTCTTCGTGGACAACTTCTACACCAGTACCACACTCTTTCAAGACCTGCTAAAGATGAAGGTCTGGGCATGCGGCACCATTCGGTCAAATCTGATCGGGTTTCCCAGAACCACAGAGAACAGCCTGGATTCCAAGTCTCACCGTGGCAGTGTGAGATGGATCAGGAAGGACTCCCTCCTCTTTGTTCAGTGGAGAGACACTAGGGATGTCTCCCTCTGCTCGACATTCCACCGAGCACACACAGGGGAGACTATCAAACGGCGAGTCCGGAGTGCAGATGGGCAGTGGGAAGTGAAAGACATCACCCTTCCGCCAGTGGTCAAAGACTACAACCA GCACATGGGTGGAGTGGACCTGTCGGATGCCCTCATCCAGTTCTACAAGGTCCTCCACAAAACCAGGAAATGGTACAAGAcattcttttatcattttgtggaCATCGCCATCGTGAATGCCTTTCTCATCCACAAGGAGCTCGCCATGGCTAAAGGACAGGTGCCGATGAACCAGAAAGCATTTAGGGAGACCCTTGCAGAGGACCTGGCAATGATGGGTTCTGCCCCCCCAAACAAGCCGGTCCGAGgccctgctcctgctcctgttcctgctcctgctcctgctcgGGCTAAACATCACAGGATAACGTATATTAGTGGGGACAGCACTGCCGGCCGGCTAAAGTGCAAAAACTGCCGCAAGAAGACACCCGTGAAGTGTGCTACCTGTGATGTTTCACTTTGCTTCCTGGCTGGACGGGATTGCTACAATGACTGGCATGTTGCCAACAAATTTTGGAAGTAG